One Aphidius gifuensis isolate YNYX2018 linkage group LG5, ASM1490517v1, whole genome shotgun sequence genomic region harbors:
- the LOC122856473 gene encoding gustatory receptor for sugar taste 64e-like, producing MLLQISKSPRFDKKLRSKIWPEMMMDEDNHEPDFPLHLISRSMLLDTISRNSDIKTIKKKPTIDDFEYFHKAIGPIIEIANIFGIFPIYGSRSPSPSMLSFKMRSFKSYYAIAVCVILGIFSFISIVHMMTVLQSSVLSLQEGISAATAGAVFYSDSFIGAVIFYFLSPKWTKLQQEWRLMEQQLDSYKENNSTCPPLRRKFTIITFIVLFFAIIEHIMSLIVNCTQIDGQSSSSNMTFERYIEAYTVKSHGFIISSIDYSLGLGIVCFIASKFATFIWNFTDLFLILVSTGIAERYKYLNKNVLSSIENKKFDFNWLDLREKYAMLSSLVKEVDSVLAPVIVLSFFNNLYFICLQLLNGLSSNEKTAFDILYLFGSFIFLVGRTVAVTLSAARIYDQSRMVLPAIFNCPASSYNIETERLQHQLSTDEIALTGMKFFSITRNFMLAVAGAIVTYEVVLLQFNASMKS from the exons atgctaTTACAAATCAGCAAAAGTCCTCGATTTGATAAAAAGTTAAGAAGTAAAATATGGCCAGAAATGATGATGGACGAGGATAATCATGAACCTGATTTTCCTTTGCATTTAATATCACGTTCAATGTTACTTGACACAATTTCACGTAATAGTGATATaaagacaattaaaaaaaaaccaacaattgat gattttgaatattttcataaagCTATTGGACCAATTATTGaaattgcaaatatttttggtATATTTCCAATTTATGGCTCACGAAGTCCATCACCATCAATGCTATCATTCAAAATGAGAtcatttaaaagttattacgCTATTGCAGTGTGTGTTATTTTGggaatattttcattcatttcaaTTGTTCATATGATGACAGTATTGCAATCAAGTGTTTTAAGTCTTCAGg aaggTATAAGTGCTGCAACTGCTGGTGCTGTTTTTTACAGCGACAGTTTTATTGGTgcagttatattttattttttgtcaccaAAATGGACCAAGCTTCAGCAAGAATGGAGACTAATGGAGCAACAATTGGatag ttacaaagaaaataacagtACTTGTCCACCACTTCGTCGAAAGTTcacaataataacatttattgtGCTGTTTTTTGCAATCATTGAACATATCATGAGTTTGATCGTTAACTGCACTCAAATTGATGGTCAATCATCAAGTTCAAATATGACCTTTGAAAGATATATCGAAGCTTACACAGTTAAATCACATGGATTTATTATCAGTagta ttGATTATAGTTTGGGCTTGGGAATAGTTTGTTTCATTGCCAGTAAATTTGCAACATTTATTTGGAATTTTACTGATCTCTTTTTGATATTG gtTTCAACTGGAATTGCTgaaagatataaatatttgaacaaAAATGTACTGTCGtcaattgaaaacaaaaaatttgattttaactGGCTTGATTTACGTGAAAAATATGCAATGTTAAGTTCACTTGTTAAAGAAGTCGACAGTGTTCTTGCACCAGTTAtagttttatcattttttaataatctctattttatttgtttgcaaTTGCTTAATGGATTATc atcaaatgaaaaaacagcttttgatattttatatctttttggatcatttatttttctggttGGTAGAACAGTTGCAGTAACATTATCAGCTGCCAGAATTTATGATCAAAGTAGAATGGTATTACCagcaatatttaattgtcCTGCATCGAGTTATAATATCGAG actgAACGATTACAACATCAATTATCAACCGATGAAATCGCTCTCACgggaatgaaatttttttctataacaaGAAATTTTATGCTTGCT gTTGCCGGAGCAATCGTGACATATGAAGttgtattattacaatttaatgcATCAATGAAATCTTag